In the genome of Pseudomonas sp. P5_109, one region contains:
- a CDS encoding type II secretion system F family protein, translating to MAVKAAKISVYAWEGIDRKGTKVTGELSAQNPALIKAKLRRQGISPGKVRKKNQSVFNMGKRIKAQDIALFTRQMATMMKAGVPLLQSFDIIGEGFDNPAMRTLVDELKQEVAAGSSFAAALRKKPRYFDELYCNLVDAGEQAGALDTLLERVATYKEKSESLKARIRKAMTYPLVVVFVAAIVTGILLVNVVPQFESVFKGFGAELPAFTVMVIGLSQFMQAWWWVVLGALVTMAFGMRHALRTSPACRDRTDTWLLKLPLVGTLMYKSAVARFARTLSTTFAAGVPLVEALESVAGATGNIVFKRAVLRIRQDVSTGMQLNFAMRTSGVFPNMAIQMTAIGEESGALDAMLDKVAGFYEDNVDNMVDNLTSLMEPFIMVVLGVIVGGLVVAMYLPIFQLGSAI from the coding sequence ATGGCGGTCAAGGCAGCGAAAATCAGCGTGTATGCATGGGAAGGCATTGACCGCAAAGGCACAAAGGTAACCGGTGAGCTCAGCGCTCAAAACCCCGCGCTGATCAAGGCGAAACTGCGCAGGCAAGGCATCAGTCCCGGCAAGGTTCGCAAAAAGAACCAGTCGGTTTTCAACATGGGCAAGCGCATCAAGGCCCAGGACATTGCCCTGTTCACCCGGCAAATGGCGACGATGATGAAGGCCGGCGTGCCGTTGCTGCAGTCGTTCGACATCATCGGCGAAGGCTTTGACAATCCGGCCATGCGCACGCTGGTGGACGAACTGAAACAGGAAGTCGCGGCAGGCAGCAGTTTCGCCGCCGCCCTGCGCAAGAAACCCCGGTATTTCGATGAACTGTATTGCAACCTGGTGGATGCCGGCGAGCAGGCCGGTGCCCTCGATACCCTTTTGGAGCGGGTCGCGACCTACAAGGAAAAAAGCGAAAGTCTCAAGGCCAGGATCAGGAAAGCCATGACCTACCCGCTGGTGGTGGTGTTCGTCGCGGCGATTGTCACCGGGATTCTGCTGGTCAATGTCGTGCCGCAGTTCGAGTCGGTGTTCAAAGGCTTCGGCGCCGAACTGCCGGCCTTCACCGTGATGGTCATTGGCCTGTCGCAATTCATGCAGGCCTGGTGGTGGGTGGTCCTCGGCGCGCTGGTAACGATGGCCTTCGGCATGCGTCACGCCCTCAGGACATCCCCGGCCTGCCGTGACCGGACGGACACCTGGCTGCTTAAACTGCCGCTGGTTGGCACATTGATGTACAAGTCCGCCGTGGCCCGATTCGCCCGTACGCTGTCGACTACTTTCGCGGCCGGCGTGCCACTGGTAGAGGCCCTGGAATCAGTGGCCGGCGCGACCGGCAACATCGTTTTCAAGCGTGCGGTATTGCGCATCCGCCAGGACGTTTCGACCGGCATGCAATTGAATTTCGCCATGCGTACCTCCGGCGTCTTTCCGAACATGGCGATACAGATGACCGCCATCGGCGAAGAGTCAGGCGCCCTGGACGCTATGCTCGACAAAGTCGCGGGGTTCTACGAAGACAACGTCGATAACATGGTCGATAACCTCACCAGCCTGATGGAACCGTTCATCATGGTGGTGCTGGGTGTTATCGTCGGTGGACTGGTAGTTGCCATGTACCTGCCCATCTTCCAACTTGGCTCAGCGATCTGA
- the coaE gene encoding dephospho-CoA kinase (Dephospho-CoA kinase (CoaE) performs the final step in coenzyme A biosynthesis.), translated as MNTPVEKPWILGLTGGIGSGKSAAAQHFIDLGVHVVDADHAARWVVEPGRPALAQIAGHFGPGVLQVDGQLDRAALRKLIFEVPEERRWLEALLHPLIGEEIAHHLALAKSPYAILVSPLLIESGQYAMTQRVLVIDAPEQLQIERTLQRDQTSEQQVQAILKAQSSRQDRVSHADDVVVNDRDLAWLHSEVERLHHFYLTLRGGQS; from the coding sequence ATGAATACCCCTGTGGAAAAACCCTGGATTCTCGGCCTGACCGGCGGCATCGGCAGCGGCAAAAGTGCCGCCGCCCAACACTTCATCGACCTGGGCGTGCATGTGGTCGACGCCGACCATGCCGCGCGCTGGGTAGTTGAACCTGGTCGCCCGGCACTGGCACAAATCGCCGGGCACTTCGGCCCAGGCGTGTTGCAGGTCGACGGGCAACTGGACCGCGCCGCGCTACGCAAATTGATCTTCGAAGTGCCTGAAGAGCGCCGCTGGCTGGAGGCCCTCCTGCATCCACTGATCGGCGAGGAAATCGCTCACCACCTGGCGCTGGCAAAATCGCCTTATGCGATTCTGGTTTCGCCGCTGCTGATCGAGTCCGGACAATACGCCATGACCCAACGGGTGCTGGTGATCGATGCCCCGGAACAATTGCAGATTGAACGCACCCTGCAACGAGACCAGACCAGCGAACAGCAAGTCCAGGCGATCCTCAAGGCCCAGTCCAGCCGCCAGGATCGCGTGAGCCATGCCGACGACGTCGTGGTCAATGACCGCGACCTTGCCTGGCTGCACAGCGAGGTCGAACGCCTGCATCACTTTTATCTTACTTTGCGTGGAGGCCAGTCATGA
- a CDS encoding energy-coupling factor ABC transporter permease produces the protein MIGAELLSSQTLAVGWLIYVPVLIWAICRAPWVELFTDSRRQHLLFGTVFALFLLWLVRRDFDTGVSYHFIGMTAVTLLLDWPLALMGGLVAQMGLVLLGRQDLAAVGVNGALLIALPVLVTECCAILVERAQPRNPFVYIFVSGFFAAALSALLCLLLALWLLWFDERFEMPYWLEDFVGYLWLIIFPEAFINGMIVSALVVFCPEWLETFNRTRYLSAPWKDDDPKP, from the coding sequence ATGATCGGTGCAGAGTTGCTGTCATCGCAAACCCTTGCGGTCGGCTGGCTGATCTATGTGCCGGTGTTGATCTGGGCGATCTGTCGCGCGCCGTGGGTTGAACTGTTCACCGACAGCCGCCGTCAGCATCTGCTGTTCGGAACGGTGTTTGCGCTGTTTTTGCTGTGGCTGGTGCGGCGCGACTTTGATACCGGCGTGTCTTACCACTTCATCGGCATGACAGCGGTAACGCTGTTGCTGGACTGGCCGCTGGCGCTGATGGGCGGCTTGGTGGCGCAGATGGGGCTGGTGTTGCTCGGCCGACAGGATCTGGCGGCGGTCGGGGTCAATGGCGCGCTGTTGATTGCCCTGCCGGTGCTGGTTACCGAGTGCTGCGCCATTCTGGTGGAGCGCGCGCAACCGCGAAATCCCTTCGTGTATATCTTCGTTTCCGGATTTTTCGCCGCCGCGCTGTCGGCGCTGCTGTGCCTGCTGCTGGCACTGTGGTTGCTGTGGTTCGATGAGCGTTTCGAGATGCCGTATTGGCTGGAGGATTTTGTCGGTTACCTGTGGCTGATCATTTTCCCCGAAGCGTTTATCAACGGCATGATCGTCAGTGCGCTGGTGGTGTTCTGCCCGGAATGGCTGGAGACGTTCAACCGCACCCGCTACCTCTCGGCCCCCTGGAAAGATGACGATCCCAAGCCTTGA
- a CDS encoding OprD family porin, producing MKQILPTTGSVLSLAVVSSLSTGTMAAEKGFVEDTTATLQARNYYFSRDYSDIVGANQQSKAEEWAQGFILNVKSGYTPGTVGFGVDVIGLLGLKLDSAPDRTNTGLLPVQDDGRAADNYSRLEGALKMRYSKTELKVGELQPNLPVLAFSDIRLLPPSYQGASITSNEINGLTLQGGHLSSTSLRNEAGDEKMQAMLGHVPQRQVSSDGFNFAGADYVFNDKRSSVSAWYGQLEDIYNQRFLGLKHSEPVGDWVLGANLGYYDSREDGKKLLGNIDNQAFFSLLSAKRGGHTFYVGYQGMFGDSAFPRVFANISPLGNEVPTYEFAFTDERSWQARYDYDFAALGVPGLTSTVRYISGNNVDTGKGYEGKDRERDLDIGYVLQSGSLKGLGIRVRNAMARSNYRSDIDENRLILSYTWTLL from the coding sequence ATGAAACAGATTCTCCCAACAACCGGTTCGGTGTTGTCCCTGGCTGTCGTCTCGAGTTTATCCACAGGCACGATGGCCGCTGAAAAAGGCTTTGTCGAAGACACCACCGCGACGTTGCAGGCGCGCAATTACTACTTCAGCCGCGACTATTCCGACATCGTCGGTGCCAACCAGCAATCGAAGGCTGAAGAGTGGGCCCAGGGTTTCATCCTCAACGTGAAGTCCGGATACACCCCGGGCACCGTTGGGTTTGGAGTGGACGTCATCGGCTTGCTCGGCCTTAAGCTCGACAGCGCTCCGGACCGGACCAATACCGGTTTGCTGCCGGTGCAGGACGACGGCCGCGCGGCGGACAACTACAGCCGCCTGGAAGGCGCGTTGAAGATGCGCTACTCCAAAACCGAGCTGAAAGTCGGTGAGCTGCAACCCAACCTGCCAGTGTTGGCCTTCAGCGATATTCGCTTGCTGCCACCGAGTTATCAGGGCGCAAGCATCACCTCCAACGAGATCAATGGCCTGACGCTGCAGGGTGGTCACTTGAGTTCGACCAGCCTGCGCAACGAGGCTGGCGACGAAAAGATGCAAGCGATGTTGGGCCATGTGCCGCAGCGCCAGGTCAGCAGTGACGGTTTCAATTTTGCCGGCGCTGATTATGTCTTCAACGACAAGCGCAGCTCGGTCAGCGCCTGGTACGGGCAACTGGAAGATATCTACAACCAGCGTTTTCTGGGTTTAAAACACAGTGAGCCGGTGGGCGACTGGGTCCTCGGTGCCAACCTCGGTTACTACGATTCGCGCGAGGACGGCAAGAAACTGCTGGGCAACATCGACAACCAGGCGTTCTTCTCGTTGCTGTCGGCCAAGCGTGGCGGCCATACGTTTTACGTCGGCTATCAGGGCATGTTCGGTGACAGTGCGTTCCCACGGGTGTTTGCCAACATCTCGCCACTGGGCAACGAAGTGCCGACCTACGAGTTCGCCTTCACCGATGAACGTTCCTGGCAGGCGCGCTACGACTACGACTTCGCGGCGCTCGGCGTACCTGGGCTGACCAGCACCGTGCGCTACATCAGCGGCAATAACGTCGATACCGGCAAGGGCTATGAAGGCAAGGACCGCGAGCGAGACCTGGACATCGGCTATGTGTTGCAGAGCGGCAGCCTCAAAGGCCTGGGCATCCGTGTGCGCAACGCGATGGCGCGTTCAAACTATCGCAGTGATATCGACGAGAACCGCTTGATCCTCAGCTACACGTGGACCTTGCTGTGA
- a CDS encoding DUF2790 domain-containing protein has protein sequence MKTLISLLLTVIATSAMAADNEPLAVLYNPEQPLDIASVVSVSDTATACGVVPATMVYVDHQGQTHRVTYNVMGDCTSNL, from the coding sequence ATGAAAACGTTGATCAGTCTGTTGCTGACCGTTATCGCCACCTCGGCCATGGCCGCCGACAACGAACCCCTCGCGGTCCTGTACAACCCGGAGCAGCCACTGGACATCGCCAGCGTGGTTTCTGTGTCGGACACCGCGACCGCGTGCGGAGTCGTGCCGGCAACCATGGTGTATGTCGATCATCAGGGCCAGACCCACCGCGTGACCTACAACGTCATGGGTGATTGCACCAGCAACCTGTGA
- the yacG gene encoding DNA gyrase inhibitor YacG, with product MSQPTTVECPTCGAPVEWTAESKFRPFCSDRCKLIDLGAWASEEHKIPVAPDAEDEMFSGDFDPRH from the coding sequence ATGAGCCAACCAACAACCGTCGAATGCCCTACCTGTGGCGCCCCCGTGGAATGGACCGCCGAGAGCAAATTCCGGCCCTTCTGCTCCGACCGCTGCAAACTGATCGACCTGGGCGCCTGGGCGTCCGAAGAACACAAGATTCCAGTGGCTCCCGATGCCGAGGACGAGATGTTCAGCGGTGACTTCGACCCGCGTCACTGA
- a CDS encoding LysR family transcriptional regulator: MDVLNNLRVFIRVVDCASFTGAADALDLSTAQVSRLVADLEEHVQARLLQRTTRRLSLTDAGERFLLRSRQIVDAMDEATAEARGAHINPAGRLRVHSMNGLGVLLTPLIARYSELYPDVVFELTLSQRNPDPLEEGHDVVISIAPELADSQMVAQAVGQIYSVPCASPDYLQRRGVPQQPLALSDHQCLRMLDPLYSDQWLFQDEHGEHAVCPAKTFQCNVAESMVKASEAGMGISLLPFYTATRPLSDGTLLRVLPAWRLRERNVYALYPSRRFLDAKVRTWVDFLKSELPKLFAEHDAVMNDSRHWA; this comes from the coding sequence ATGGACGTGCTTAATAACTTGCGCGTATTCATCCGCGTGGTGGACTGCGCCAGTTTCACCGGGGCTGCCGATGCGCTGGATCTGTCGACCGCGCAGGTCTCCCGATTGGTCGCGGATCTGGAGGAGCATGTTCAGGCGCGTCTGCTGCAACGCACCACGCGGCGCTTGAGCCTGACCGACGCCGGCGAGCGCTTCCTGCTGCGCAGCCGGCAAATCGTCGACGCCATGGATGAGGCGACGGCCGAGGCCCGTGGTGCTCATATCAATCCGGCCGGACGCCTGCGGGTGCACAGCATGAACGGCCTGGGTGTGCTGCTCACGCCCTTGATCGCCCGCTACAGCGAGCTTTATCCCGATGTGGTGTTCGAGCTGACCTTGTCGCAGCGCAATCCCGACCCGCTGGAAGAGGGGCACGATGTGGTGATTTCGATCGCTCCCGAACTGGCCGACTCGCAAATGGTTGCGCAAGCCGTCGGGCAGATCTACAGCGTGCCCTGTGCCTCCCCGGACTATCTGCAGCGTCGGGGCGTGCCGCAGCAGCCGCTGGCGCTGAGCGATCATCAATGCCTGCGCATGCTCGACCCGTTGTACAGCGATCAATGGCTTTTCCAGGACGAGCACGGCGAGCACGCCGTCTGCCCGGCCAAGACCTTTCAGTGCAATGTTGCCGAGTCGATGGTCAAGGCTTCGGAAGCGGGCATGGGCATCAGCCTGCTGCCGTTCTACACCGCGACGCGGCCCTTGAGCGACGGCACTTTGCTGCGCGTGTTACCAGCATGGCGCCTGCGCGAACGCAATGTGTATGCGCTGTATCCTTCGCGACGCTTTCTCGATGCCAAGGTGCGCACCTGGGTGGACTTTCTCAAGTCAGAGCTACCGAAGCTGTTCGCCGAACATGACGCGGTGATGAACGATTCGCGGCATTGGGCTTGA
- a CDS encoding A24 family peptidase, with protein sequence MPLNEILTHFPLAFVLLAGITGLLVGSFLNVVIWRLPKMLERDWREQAHDILGLSGETPVPTYNLLLPHSQCPHCAHRIRAWENIPLLSYVFLRGRCSACAAAISPRYPLTELACGALSAFVAWHFGFGWPACLVMVLSWGLLAMSLIDAEHQILPDVLVLPLLWLGLIINSFGLFASLHEALWGAIAGYSVLWAVFWLFKLITGKDGMGYGDFKLLAMLGAWGGWQILPLTILLSSLVGAIIGLMMLRWRNAKTSTPIPFGPYLAIAGWIALLWGGQITDLYWQFVGLK encoded by the coding sequence ATGCCCTTGAATGAAATTCTGACCCACTTTCCGCTGGCCTTTGTCCTTCTCGCAGGCATCACCGGCCTGCTGGTCGGCAGTTTCCTCAATGTCGTGATCTGGCGCCTGCCGAAAATGCTCGAACGCGACTGGCGTGAGCAGGCTCATGACATTCTCGGGCTGTCTGGCGAAACGCCGGTGCCCACCTACAACCTGCTGCTGCCCCATTCCCAATGCCCGCACTGCGCTCACCGGATCCGCGCCTGGGAAAACATTCCGCTGCTCAGTTATGTGTTTTTGCGCGGCCGCTGTTCAGCCTGCGCGGCGGCGATCAGCCCGCGCTATCCGTTAACCGAACTGGCTTGTGGCGCGCTATCGGCGTTTGTCGCCTGGCACTTCGGCTTCGGTTGGCCAGCCTGCCTGGTGATGGTCCTGAGCTGGGGTTTGCTGGCGATGAGCCTGATCGACGCCGAACATCAGATATTGCCAGACGTGCTGGTGCTGCCATTGCTATGGCTGGGGTTGATCATCAACAGTTTCGGCCTATTCGCGTCGTTGCACGAGGCGCTTTGGGGGGCGATTGCCGGCTACAGCGTGCTGTGGGCGGTGTTCTGGCTGTTCAAGCTGATCACGGGCAAGGACGGCATGGGCTACGGTGATTTCAAGCTGCTGGCGATGCTGGGCGCCTGGGGTGGCTGGCAGATTTTGCCGCTGACCATCCTGCTGTCTTCGCTGGTGGGTGCCATTATCGGCTTGATGATGCTGCGCTGGCGCAATGCAAAAACCTCGACGCCGATCCCTTTCGGTCCCTATCTGGCCATTGCCGGCTGGATTGCGTTGCTCTGGGGTGGTCAAATAACCGATCTCTATTGGCAGTTTGTCGGTTTGAAATGA